From a region of the Candidatus Jettenia caeni genome:
- a CDS encoding 30S ribosomal protein S14 → MARKCLIEKSRKEPKYKTRRYNRCNLCGRRRAYYRKFQICRICFRNLASKGEIPGVKKASW, encoded by the coding sequence ATGGCAAGGAAATGTTTGATCGAAAAATCGAGAAAAGAGCCTAAATATAAGACAAGAAGATATAATAGATGTAATTTATGCGGGCGAAGGAGAGCTTATTATCGTAAGTTTCAAATCTGTAGAATTTGTTTTAGAAATTTAGCCTCCAAGGGTGAGATTCCTGGGGTAAAGAAGGCGAGTTGGTAA
- a CDS encoding 30S ribosomal protein S8, whose product MSMTDPISDMLTRIRNANKNRYEAVDIPFSKIKLEILKVLKNEGFIKEFKEVSITSNKNMIRVYLKYGPLKQQLINKLERVSKSSRRAYIKVSNIGRIFGGIGTAVYSTSKGVLSDKDCKKLKVGGELLCVVY is encoded by the coding sequence ATGTCTATGACGGATCCTATTTCTGATATGCTTACTCGTATTAGAAATGCAAATAAGAATCGATATGAGGCGGTTGATATACCATTTTCTAAGATAAAATTAGAAATATTAAAAGTATTAAAAAATGAAGGTTTCATTAAAGAGTTTAAAGAGGTTTCAATTACTAGCAATAAAAATATGATTAGAGTGTATCTTAAGTATGGTCCACTAAAGCAACAACTTATCAATAAGCTTGAAAGAGTGAGTAAATCGAGCAGGCGAGCTTATATAAAAGTAAGCAATATTGGCAGGATATTTGGTGGGATTGGAACGGCTGTATATTCTACATCAAAAGGAGTTCTTAGTGATAAAGATTGTAAAAAATTAAAAGTCGGTGGTGAACTTCTTTGTGTTGTATACTAA
- a CDS encoding 50S ribosomal protein L6, whose protein sequence is MSRIGKQPVKIPKEVKISVNNNTLNIEGPKGKLSQTFHDDITITYNQEAKQILVNRPSDEKRYKALHGLTRALIANMVTGVTVGYSKNLEIVGLGYTAKVQGKDLVLSLGYTHPIQLEIPKGLKVDIKNPTNPAKMTISGSDKQLVGQFSAVIRGMKPPEPYKGMGIKYEDEIIRRKAGKALTSGAA, encoded by the coding sequence ATGTCACGTATAGGAAAACAACCAGTAAAAATTCCAAAAGAGGTAAAAATATCAGTCAACAATAATACCCTTAATATTGAAGGACCAAAAGGGAAGCTAAGTCAAACTTTTCATGATGATATTACGATAACATATAATCAGGAAGCTAAGCAAATACTTGTAAATAGACCATCAGATGAAAAACGTTATAAAGCATTGCATGGTTTGACACGTGCACTTATTGCAAATATGGTTACAGGTGTTACTGTCGGTTATTCTAAAAATCTTGAGATCGTAGGGCTTGGATATACTGCTAAGGTGCAGGGTAAAGATCTTGTATTATCGCTTGGTTATACGCATCCTATCCAATTAGAAATACCAAAAGGATTAAAGGTAGATATCAAGAACCCGACGAATCCTGCTAAAATGACGATTTCAGGTTCTGATAAGCAATTAGTGGGGCAGTTTTCCGCTGTAATCAGAGGGATGAAACCACCCGAGCCATATAAAGGGATGGGTATTAAATATGAGGATGAAATTATTAGAAGAAAGGCTGGAAAAGCGTTAACATCAGGCGCAGCCTAG
- a CDS encoding 50S ribosomal protein L18, which yields MDLIKEKLHKRTRRHYRVRRKVFGTSERPRLSVYRSLKHIYCQIINDVDGKTLVSVSTQTADIKSQVGYGGNVKAAEIVGKMIADEARSQGITKVVFDKGGYKYHGRIKALAESARKHNLDF from the coding sequence ATGGATCTTATAAAAGAAAAATTGCATAAAAGAACAAGACGTCATTATAGAGTCAGAAGAAAGGTGTTTGGAACTAGTGAAAGGCCGCGTTTAAGTGTTTATCGCAGTTTGAAACATATTTATTGCCAGATTATCAATGATGTCGATGGAAAAACTTTAGTATCAGTTTCTACACAAACTGCTGATATTAAATCGCAGGTTGGGTATGGGGGAAATGTTAAAGCTGCGGAGATTGTGGGAAAAATGATTGCTGATGAAGCGAGGAGTCAAGGTATTACAAAAGTTGTTTTTGATAAAGGTGGTTATAAATATCACGGCAGGATAAAAGCTTTAGCGGAAAGTGCTAGGAAGCATAATTTAGATTTCTAA